The Triticum aestivum cultivar Chinese Spring chromosome 3A, IWGSC CS RefSeq v2.1, whole genome shotgun sequence genome includes a region encoding these proteins:
- the LOC123063499 gene encoding uncharacterized protein, translating to MIDTYYHTSTQFSPNDSTNDHHPPWNAFLRHEIASSPSRPPPGKLHRARTRGYASSTSSATKQQSVDRPQRSSPGSIALPPFPLHCQVSLQKLMEVSKMFKLLKIW from the exons ATGATTG ACACCTATTATCATACTAGCACCCAGTTTTCGCCGAACGACTCCACCAACGACCACCATCCTCCGTGGAACGCCTTCCTTCGTCACGAGATAGCTTCCTCTCCGAGCAGGCCTCCTCCTGGCAAGCTTCACCGAGCACGAACCCGCGGGTACGCATCCTCCACATCCTCTGCAACGAAGCAACAGAGCGTCGACCGTCCACAACGTTCTTCCCCTGGATCAATAGCGCTGCCTCCTTTTCCCCTTCATTGTCAG GTTTCCCTACAGAAGTTGATGGAGGTTTCGAAGATGTTCAAGCTGCTGAAGATATGGTAG